The sequence TGTCGCCGGGCAACCTGTACTACCACTTCCGCAACAAGCAGATGATCATCGCGGAGCTGTTCGCCGAATACGAAGCGCTGGTCGATAGCTTCCTGAAAGTGCCGGAAGATCGAACCCTGACGGTGGCGGACAAGGCCCACTACTTCGAAGCGCTGCTGGCGGCGATGTGGCGTTACCGCTTCCTGCACCGCGATCTCGAACACCTGCTGGAAAGCGACCCCGATCTGGCGGCGGCCTATCGCGCGTTCGCCCGTCGCGCACTGCTAAACGCCAAGGCGGTCTACCGCGGCTTCGTCGATGCCGGGATCATGAAGATGGACGAGATCCAGCTGGAGGCGCTGGCCCTCAACGCCTGGATCGTCCTTACCTCCTGGGTGCGCTACCTGTGCACTACTCGCGAAGTCGCTGGCGATCTCAGTGAGGAACTGCTGCGGCGCGGCATCTACCAGGTGCTGGCGCTGGAGAGCGGCTACCTCGTCGAGTCGTCGCGGGCGGCCGTCGAGCAGCTCGCCGAGCGTCTCTACGTGCCGCTGAGCGATATCGGCACGTAACTCCCACCTAGGTTTTACGCGGCCCCGGCACCAGTGGCTTGCGCAATTCCAGGCCGTGACGGCGGAAGAAACCCTCGACCCCATCGGTGGCGTCCGTGTACAGGCGGGTGCGCGGGTGGTCGTCGATGAAGCGCCGCAACAGCGTCCGGCCGATCCCTTGGGCCTGGCGCCCGGGCAACACGGCCAGCTCGGCGAGCCAGGTGGTCTGGGCGTTCTCCTGCTCGG is a genomic window of Pseudomonas knackmussii B13 containing:
- a CDS encoding GNAT family N-acetyltransferase, translating into MSDAVFHILRDPLLDEAQCADLIALYRAIGWGHPASLGELRDLFALSDYVLLAQEGEHVVGMLRAEQENAQTTWLAELAVLPGRQAQGIGRTLLRRFIDDHPRTRLYTDATDGVEGFFRRHGLELRKPLVPGPRKT
- a CDS encoding TetR/AcrR family transcriptional regulator, whose product is MAPRIKTRDRIVQESLALFNAQGERSVTTNHIAAHLGMSPGNLYYHFRNKQMIIAELFAEYEALVDSFLKVPEDRTLTVADKAHYFEALLAAMWRYRFLHRDLEHLLESDPDLAAAYRAFARRALLNAKAVYRGFVDAGIMKMDEIQLEALALNAWIVLTSWVRYLCTTREVAGDLSEELLRRGIYQVLALESGYLVESSRAAVEQLAERLYVPLSDIGT